Proteins found in one Haloferax litoreum genomic segment:
- a CDS encoding GNAT family N-acetyltransferase, giving the protein MSVTVLSQENITEWREWFASLPEAGPYHDPDYLTLLSGGFEQEEEVAEAFVYANGDQFVYYPYIRRSLSEVPHSDELDQDIEDYSDIVSSWYYGGPILSTETDTDITAEFAEAFSEYCVDVGIVSEFLRFDPNLQNATDFEVLNPRVERETVYVDLTQSHNAIWDNFEKRNRNAIRQAQETDLVVEPTRDHADYRAFYDIYTNAMDAKNASKHYRFPFSFFEKLFGQESMSTLLVARHDEDVVGGAVVVHDGTVAHDYLRASNPDYWDMRVNNLLCYGALMQMKETGRQLFDFQGGRPGVFRFKKGFSQTERGEFSVATRIHIPEVYDSLVGAARDEGVDTDTGYFPAYRVAQSN; this is encoded by the coding sequence ATGTCTGTAACTGTCCTCTCACAGGAGAACATTACCGAATGGCGAGAGTGGTTCGCGTCACTTCCCGAGGCGGGGCCTTACCACGACCCCGATTATTTGACGCTACTAAGCGGTGGGTTCGAACAAGAAGAAGAAGTTGCTGAGGCGTTCGTATACGCCAACGGTGACCAATTCGTATACTACCCGTATATTCGACGTTCACTGTCGGAGGTGCCACATAGTGATGAACTCGACCAAGATATCGAAGACTACTCCGATATCGTCTCGTCGTGGTACTATGGCGGACCGATTCTCTCGACGGAAACTGACACGGACATTACCGCAGAGTTTGCCGAGGCATTTTCTGAGTACTGTGTCGATGTGGGAATCGTCTCTGAATTCCTTAGATTTGACCCCAACTTACAGAATGCGACTGACTTCGAAGTCCTTAACCCGCGCGTCGAGCGTGAAACGGTCTACGTTGATTTGACCCAGAGCCACAACGCAATCTGGGATAATTTTGAGAAACGAAACCGGAATGCGATTAGACAAGCACAGGAAACTGACCTCGTCGTTGAGCCCACGAGGGACCATGCCGACTATCGCGCGTTCTACGATATCTATACGAACGCGATGGACGCAAAAAACGCTTCAAAGCACTACCGGTTCCCATTCTCGTTCTTCGAAAAATTATTTGGACAGGAATCGATGTCTACACTCCTCGTCGCTCGACACGATGAGGACGTCGTTGGAGGTGCAGTCGTCGTCCACGACGGCACTGTTGCTCACGACTACCTCCGTGCGTCGAACCCAGACTATTGGGACATGCGGGTCAACAACCTCCTCTGCTACGGTGCGCTGATGCAGATGAAAGAGACTGGTCGCCAACTGTTCGACTTCCAAGGTGGCCGACCCGGTGTGTTCCGATTCAAAAAAGGGTTCTCGCAGACCGAGCGTGGTGAGTTCTCTGTGGCAACTCGGATTCATATCCCTGAGGTTTACGACTCACTAGTGGGCGCTGCCCGAGACGAAGGAGTCGATACAGACACGGGTTACTTCCCTGCGTACCGTGTAGCCCAGTCAAACTGA
- a CDS encoding NAD-dependent epimerase/dehydratase family protein: MRVLVTGGAGYIGSYIVEELLQNGHDVRVLDSMLWGDDALEPFKDDDNLEIREGDIRHIEDLSYAMKGMDAVIHMAGIVGDPACGVNEQATQSVNVEATKSLVEIAKLHDIDRLIFASTCSVYGASELMELNEGSFLNPLSLYAKSKIDSEEIILHETHDKFSDDNITSTILRLGTIFGWSRRMRFDLVVNILTAKAVLEGDIPVFGGEQYRPLVHVHDASRAFVAVLEADEEKVDHQIFNVGDNDLNYQIKKVGKIVENTIDDAEVRFVEHKEDNRTYRVSFDKINHILGWEAEKDITDGVEEIKQWMAEEDITDYSREDMRNSEYSYM; this comes from the coding sequence ATGCGTGTACTCGTTACAGGCGGTGCTGGGTACATCGGTAGCTACATTGTTGAAGAACTACTCCAGAACGGACACGATGTGCGCGTTCTTGACTCCATGCTGTGGGGAGATGATGCTTTAGAGCCGTTTAAAGATGATGACAACCTCGAGATTCGTGAGGGTGACATTCGTCACATAGAGGATCTCTCGTACGCCATGAAAGGTATGGACGCGGTCATCCACATGGCAGGTATCGTGGGTGATCCTGCGTGTGGAGTGAACGAACAGGCCACACAATCGGTCAATGTCGAAGCCACAAAATCTCTCGTCGAAATCGCCAAACTCCACGATATCGACCGCCTAATCTTCGCGTCCACGTGTAGTGTTTATGGAGCTAGTGAATTGATGGAACTAAACGAAGGGTCGTTCCTCAACCCACTCTCTCTCTACGCCAAGTCAAAGATTGACTCTGAAGAGATAATTCTACACGAGACGCATGACAAATTCTCTGACGACAATATCACGTCTACAATTCTACGGCTTGGCACAATCTTCGGTTGGTCCCGTCGGATGCGTTTCGACCTTGTTGTCAATATCCTCACAGCAAAGGCAGTTCTCGAAGGCGACATCCCCGTGTTCGGTGGTGAGCAGTACAGGCCGCTCGTTCACGTTCACGACGCTTCCCGTGCGTTTGTTGCTGTCCTCGAAGCAGATGAAGAGAAAGTCGACCACCAAATATTCAACGTTGGTGACAATGACTTAAACTACCAGATCAAAAAGGTTGGCAAAATAGTTGAAAATACGATTGATGACGCGGAAGTTCGATTCGTCGAACACAAAGAAGACAACCGCACGTACCGCGTCTCCTTCGACAAAATCAATCACATACTCGGCTGGGAAGCGGAAAAAGACATCACTGACGGCGTCGAGGAAATTAAACAGTGGATGGCTGAGGAAGACATTACTGACTACTCTCGGGAAGATATGCGCAACTCCGAATATTCGTACATGTGA
- a CDS encoding ribbon-helix-helix domain-containing protein translates to MTEYTTVSIPKELAGRVEETLEGTTFSSTSDLVRFLLRSIVIQHERSGGELSESEFQEIAEQLTDLGYLR, encoded by the coding sequence ATGACCGAGTACACGACGGTTTCTATCCCGAAAGAGTTGGCCGGGCGCGTCGAGGAGACGCTCGAAGGAACGACGTTTTCGAGTACGAGTGACCTCGTGCGGTTCCTCTTGCGAAGTATCGTCATCCAGCACGAACGGTCGGGCGGCGAACTCTCCGAATCCGAGTTCCAAGAGATTGCCGAGCAGTTGACCGACCTCGGGTATCTGCGGTAG
- a CDS encoding glycosyltransferase produces MNTDGQKVLLLSDHRFSDPGGRAERFRTRAKHLEECGWQVELGYVSEPYVLRFPIEVIRLVRKARREKVDVVNSVNHPFHLHVIGFIVALVAGVPWLVEFRDPMVTHPDIEDDVLLPLRRFVEWLSVHFSDKVVWGDGIQIPDNYYEETYAIPEGKVTRLPFAGYNAEAFESASTRQYSRFTVTYAGSFYEGWIEPYEFLAGIEQYVAQYDPEPFTVQFYGDWSSEYQREVEKRGLEKYIKVHDFVPHDEIIPVLKGSDVLVYLSGTKTWNQQNVPSKIMDYIGAKRPILSISPEEFRVSKLIEEHQFGIVSDPTDPEDIADKLHALRRGERRFSSTEGDADDFTRRKKNKQLVSILNEMVGTENGHAN; encoded by the coding sequence ATGAACACTGACGGTCAGAAGGTCTTGCTACTCTCTGACCACCGTTTTTCTGACCCCGGTGGACGGGCAGAGCGGTTCCGAACCCGAGCGAAGCACCTCGAAGAGTGCGGTTGGCAGGTCGAACTCGGGTACGTATCCGAACCGTACGTACTTCGGTTCCCAATAGAAGTCATCCGCCTCGTTCGAAAGGCTCGACGTGAGAAGGTCGATGTGGTCAATTCAGTTAACCACCCGTTCCATCTCCACGTCATCGGATTCATCGTTGCACTCGTAGCGGGAGTCCCGTGGCTTGTCGAATTCCGCGACCCGATGGTCACACACCCCGATATCGAAGACGACGTACTGCTACCTCTCCGACGGTTTGTCGAGTGGTTGTCTGTCCACTTCTCTGACAAAGTTGTTTGGGGAGACGGTATTCAAATACCTGATAATTACTACGAGGAAACGTACGCAATCCCTGAAGGAAAAGTGACGAGGTTGCCCTTTGCAGGGTACAATGCTGAGGCATTCGAGAGCGCAAGCACTCGACAGTACAGCAGGTTTACTGTGACGTACGCTGGTTCGTTCTACGAGGGATGGATTGAACCGTACGAGTTCTTAGCAGGCATCGAACAGTATGTGGCCCAATACGACCCAGAACCATTCACAGTCCAGTTCTATGGGGATTGGTCGAGTGAGTACCAGCGTGAAGTCGAAAAGCGGGGACTTGAAAAATATATCAAGGTTCACGATTTCGTACCACACGACGAGATAATTCCAGTCTTGAAAGGGTCCGACGTTCTCGTGTATCTCAGTGGAACTAAAACGTGGAACCAGCAAAACGTTCCGTCGAAGATTATGGACTACATCGGAGCCAAGCGGCCAATACTTTCGATTTCTCCCGAAGAATTCCGCGTCTCGAAACTCATCGAAGAACACCAGTTCGGTATCGTCTCTGACCCGACAGACCCGGAAGATATCGCGGACAAACTCCATGCGCTCCGACGCGGTGAACGCCGCTTCAGTTCAACGGAGGGCGATGCTGACGACTTCACACGTCGAAAAAAGAACAAGCAACTAGTCTCGATACTTAACGAAATGGTTGGAACTGAAAACGGGCATGCAAACTAG
- a CDS encoding glycosyltransferase yields the protein MRTLARRLSKGAMFLLSLTGLPYLVYGLLYYLIDPEGSPANKQESEPTVSIVLPTYNEERIIENKLDDIFALDYPMEKVEVVIVDSSDDSTRDIIRDWFDGRDAPTLNLIEEDERRGLAPALNDAYAAAKNEMVVKTDCDSKVAPDALRVAAANLADPDVGAVTGRNADVLGGSGVEEGYRGIQATIQTLESHLDSTLIFHGPFSAFENDEIVPIDPDSIADDTELALLIRRNGKRVIFDPDIRYKEASHSEFSKRRTQKDRRAMGLIRLLAHHRDALGRYGLYGGVVLPFNWWFMIVSPWLLAGALAVTTLAGFALSGPLGLVVPGALAGFVSLGSRDKLGSLQPAYALFDTQVSLLFASVKLLRGEGSAIWEVDEELRDQYE from the coding sequence ATGCGCACTCTCGCTCGCCGTCTGTCGAAAGGGGCGATGTTCCTCCTTTCGCTCACAGGACTCCCGTACCTGGTCTATGGGTTGCTCTACTACCTCATCGACCCCGAGGGGTCGCCGGCGAACAAGCAGGAATCCGAACCGACGGTCAGTATCGTCCTCCCGACGTACAACGAAGAACGAATCATCGAGAACAAACTCGACGACATCTTCGCACTCGACTATCCGATGGAGAAGGTCGAAGTCGTCATCGTCGATTCGAGCGACGACTCGACTCGAGACATCATCCGTGACTGGTTTGACGGCCGAGACGCCCCGACGCTGAACCTCATCGAAGAAGACGAGCGACGTGGCCTCGCGCCTGCCCTCAACGATGCCTACGCCGCCGCGAAGAACGAGATGGTCGTCAAGACTGATTGCGACTCGAAAGTCGCACCCGACGCACTTCGCGTCGCCGCCGCGAACCTCGCCGACCCCGACGTCGGTGCAGTCACTGGACGCAACGCCGACGTGCTCGGTGGAAGCGGCGTCGAAGAAGGCTACCGCGGCATCCAAGCGACTATCCAGACACTCGAATCGCACCTCGACTCGACGCTCATCTTCCACGGACCGTTTTCGGCGTTCGAGAACGACGAAATCGTCCCCATCGACCCCGATTCTATCGCCGACGACACCGAACTCGCCCTGCTCATTCGACGCAACGGGAAGCGGGTCATCTTCGACCCAGACATCCGGTACAAGGAGGCGTCGCACTCTGAGTTCTCGAAGCGCCGGACCCAGAAAGACCGTCGCGCGATGGGTCTCATCCGCCTCCTCGCACACCACCGAGATGCACTGGGTCGCTATGGGCTGTACGGCGGTGTCGTGCTGCCGTTCAACTGGTGGTTCATGATCGTCTCGCCGTGGCTTCTCGCCGGTGCACTCGCCGTCACGACGCTGGCAGGGTTCGCACTCTCTGGCCCGCTTGGTCTCGTCGTCCCCGGCGCACTCGCAGGGTTCGTCTCTCTCGGGTCGCGTGACAAGTTAGGCTCGCTCCAACCGGCCTACGCACTCTTCGACACGCAGGTGTCACTGCTGTTTGCCAGTGTGAAACTGCTCCGCGGAGAAGGCAGTGCGATTTGGGAAGTGGACGAAGAACTTCGAGACCAGTACGAGTAG
- a CDS encoding oligosaccharide flippase family protein, whose protein sequence is MRIGQNSIIAFLSDFLSTILGFVSTILIARFLGADVLGIYGLFVSVVIFTASICSSGFNIAIKKRISEPGDSGKILTAGFVSELVLFLFFALLAWIFRSAIEQYLRGVSVEILIGIVAVSMLSGLVTSVLDGEGSVHISSLLRPVETVVRSSLQIVLILTGFGLTALIISYLIALSVSSLIGIYFISIRAQVPSRESFTSIFSFAKYSWISNLRNRAFSSMDILILGFFVSEGLIGIYKAAWNVSLILGLFSNAVSRAIFPQVSQIANADPRKAKQLVQNALPYAGFLIIPGLLGGAVIGKQVLALYSPEFTIGYNILLLLILAQLLYSFSTILETGINAFDKPEVSFRINGLFIVANFILNILLIPIFGWVGAALATFSSGAISLLGYWHVSREIMPVSFPKRDVFLQLISALLMAIVVFLFEQLVPQGEIYTVVIAGIGSVCYFGALMTLSPSFRVIVRSNLPI, encoded by the coding sequence ATGAGAATCGGACAGAATTCGATCATCGCGTTCCTCTCGGATTTTTTGTCTACGATTCTGGGCTTCGTCTCTACGATACTCATCGCCCGATTTCTCGGTGCAGATGTCCTCGGTATCTATGGGTTGTTCGTGTCTGTTGTGATTTTCACGGCGAGTATCTGCTCGTCTGGGTTCAATATCGCTATTAAAAAGCGGATTAGTGAACCTGGCGACAGTGGAAAGATACTCACTGCAGGATTTGTTTCAGAACTCGTCTTGTTCCTGTTTTTCGCGCTACTTGCGTGGATATTCCGCAGCGCAATCGAACAGTACTTACGAGGAGTGAGTGTCGAAATTCTGATTGGGATTGTCGCTGTTTCTATGCTTTCCGGGTTGGTTACGAGCGTACTCGACGGTGAAGGGAGCGTCCATATCTCGTCTTTACTCCGACCGGTCGAAACGGTCGTTCGGAGTTCGTTGCAGATCGTCCTGATTCTAACTGGCTTCGGCCTGACTGCGCTCATAATTAGCTACTTAATTGCGCTGTCGGTCTCCTCACTCATCGGCATATACTTCATATCGATACGTGCTCAGGTTCCCTCCCGAGAATCATTCACGTCGATTTTTTCGTTCGCTAAATATTCTTGGATTTCGAACCTCAGAAACCGTGCCTTTAGCTCGATGGATATCTTGATTTTAGGGTTCTTCGTCTCTGAGGGACTTATCGGGATTTACAAAGCAGCGTGGAATGTCTCGCTAATTCTCGGACTGTTCAGCAATGCCGTTAGCCGTGCAATCTTCCCCCAAGTGAGTCAAATCGCGAATGCAGACCCCCGGAAAGCAAAGCAACTGGTCCAAAATGCACTCCCATACGCTGGATTTCTCATAATTCCTGGCCTATTGGGCGGTGCTGTTATCGGAAAACAGGTGTTAGCGCTATATAGCCCTGAGTTTACCATCGGATACAATATTCTTCTGCTCTTGATATTAGCACAACTATTGTATAGTTTCTCAACAATTCTCGAGACCGGAATCAATGCTTTCGACAAACCAGAGGTGTCCTTCAGAATCAACGGACTGTTCATTGTTGCTAACTTCATCCTCAATATCTTGCTGATTCCCATCTTCGGATGGGTAGGTGCGGCACTGGCAACATTCTCTTCGGGTGCCATCTCCCTGTTGGGATATTGGCACGTCTCTCGTGAGATTATGCCAGTCTCGTTCCCGAAGCGTGATGTTTTCCTACAGCTCATTTCTGCACTGTTGATGGCCATCGTCGTTTTTCTCTTTGAACAGCTCGTTCCCCAAGGTGAGATATACACCGTAGTGATTGCTGGAATTGGTTCTGTCTGTTACTTCGGAGCACTCATGACACTATCACCGAGTTTCAGAGTCATCGTCCGGTCAAACCTCCCAATATAG
- a CDS encoding DegT/DnrJ/EryC1/StrS family aminotransferase, with amino-acid sequence MIPLGSPQIDEQTVSRVKGLLESGLLSTGEVVSEFESELCSLVGRSYGVGVSSGSIALEMALESVFESGDAIAISPYNCGAVLYATLRAGLEPVFVDAEPETCCIDPMQLANVETELDGILVAHLFGQPGKMDQLLSVGDDLGATVVEDFAQAPGASYRGQPVGSFGEVSVCSFGATKNLTTAEGGIIVTDNQTLSRQVSSRRSNTSDTAFLPRSVRMNDIEAAIGLGQLRNYPRVVEQKRRVAEVYLNTITTGKLPKTIDGSTHVYHGFPLRHSEADELATHLEKNDIGTSRLYSNPLHKYKASPITDESFSVAERLSDEIVLLPIHGGISLSEAETVSSIVNAF; translated from the coding sequence ATGATTCCATTAGGCTCTCCACAAATCGACGAACAAACTGTCTCCCGTGTGAAGGGCCTCCTCGAATCGGGTCTGCTATCGACCGGCGAAGTGGTTTCAGAGTTCGAATCGGAACTCTGTTCTCTTGTCGGTCGGTCGTACGGTGTCGGAGTCTCTTCTGGGAGCATTGCACTTGAGATGGCTCTGGAGAGCGTATTCGAGTCGGGTGACGCAATCGCAATCTCTCCGTACAATTGCGGTGCAGTGTTGTACGCGACTCTCCGTGCTGGTTTGGAACCAGTGTTCGTCGATGCCGAACCGGAGACGTGTTGTATCGACCCTATGCAGCTGGCAAATGTTGAGACAGAACTCGATGGGATTCTCGTGGCCCACCTGTTTGGTCAGCCTGGAAAGATGGACCAACTTCTGTCCGTCGGGGACGACTTAGGTGCAACGGTCGTCGAGGATTTTGCACAAGCACCCGGTGCTTCGTATCGCGGGCAGCCTGTCGGGTCCTTCGGTGAAGTGAGTGTTTGCAGCTTTGGTGCGACGAAAAATCTCACAACAGCAGAGGGTGGTATCATCGTGACGGATAACCAAACGCTCTCTCGCCAAGTTTCGTCTCGCCGCTCCAACACGAGTGACACTGCTTTCCTCCCCCGAAGCGTGCGAATGAACGATATCGAAGCGGCTATTGGTCTTGGCCAACTTCGAAACTATCCTCGGGTAGTTGAACAGAAACGCCGTGTTGCAGAGGTCTACCTTAATACTATTACCACAGGTAAATTGCCAAAAACCATCGATGGCTCTACGCACGTGTATCACGGATTTCCGCTTCGACACTCCGAGGCTGACGAACTCGCAACCCATCTAGAAAAGAATGATATCGGGACGTCTCGACTCTATTCAAACCCTCTTCACAAATACAAAGCGAGTCCAATTACCGACGAGTCGTTTTCGGTGGCAGAACGATTATCAGACGAGATTGTGTTATTGCCGATACATGGGGGTATAAGTCTCTCTGAAGCCGAAACTGTCTCTTCAATTGTCAACGCATTTTGA
- a CDS encoding DUF5779 family protein, with amino-acid sequence MGDFNLNLQTAEEHLDEDDAEGDVVLGVLDGSTPPQEWVESIARGNTLFLAIEGDLNKLAAGFARDVKDMGGNLMHFRKFLVVTPPGVDINTDNL; translated from the coding sequence ATGGGCGACTTCAACCTCAACTTGCAGACGGCCGAAGAACACCTCGACGAAGACGACGCCGAAGGCGACGTCGTCCTCGGCGTCCTCGACGGGTCGACACCCCCCCAAGAGTGGGTCGAGTCCATCGCACGGGGTAACACGCTCTTTCTCGCCATCGAAGGTGACCTCAACAAACTCGCCGCCGGATTCGCACGCGACGTGAAAGACATGGGTGGGAACTTGATGCACTTCCGGAAGTTCCTCGTCGTCACGCCGCCGGGCGTCGACATCAACACGGACAACCTCTAA
- the aglJ gene encoding S-layer glycoprotein N-glycosyltransferase AglJ translates to MDYADVCVLIPTYNEAETIADVVADYRDEGFSNVLVIDGDSTDGTRELADEAGARVVVQSGSGKGQAVREAVEKYVEAEYVLMLDGDGTYEAADATKMLEPLEEGYDHVIGNRFADMRAGAMTRLNQIGNKIINRAFGLIHGQDFRDILSGYRAFTRESFLQMTLTSDGFGIETEMAVECAKRGFKTTVVPTTYYPRPSGSNTNLHPIRDGGIIFLELYRRAKTNNPLFYFGSVGLASTAAGLGLALYVGYEWVVRSISHEVIAVVSAAGILFGVQLLMFGVLSDLILSLHRDQMKRIEELE, encoded by the coding sequence ATGGATTACGCCGACGTGTGCGTCCTCATCCCCACCTACAACGAGGCGGAGACCATCGCCGACGTCGTCGCCGACTACCGAGACGAGGGATTCAGCAACGTCCTCGTCATCGACGGTGACTCCACGGACGGGACGCGTGAACTCGCCGACGAGGCCGGTGCGCGCGTGGTCGTTCAGTCCGGCTCCGGGAAGGGCCAAGCGGTCAGAGAGGCCGTCGAGAAGTACGTCGAGGCAGAGTACGTGCTCATGCTCGACGGCGACGGAACCTACGAGGCGGCGGACGCGACGAAGATGCTCGAACCGTTGGAGGAGGGGTACGACCACGTCATCGGCAACCGGTTCGCCGACATGCGAGCAGGGGCGATGACGAGGTTGAACCAGATTGGAAACAAAATCATCAACCGGGCGTTCGGACTCATCCACGGACAGGACTTCAGAGACATCCTCAGTGGCTACCGGGCGTTCACGCGCGAGTCGTTCCTCCAGATGACGCTCACGTCGGACGGGTTCGGTATCGAGACGGAGATGGCCGTCGAGTGTGCGAAACGCGGGTTCAAGACGACTGTCGTCCCCACGACGTACTACCCCCGACCGAGTGGGTCGAACACGAACCTTCATCCAATCCGCGACGGCGGAATCATCTTCCTCGAACTGTACCGACGGGCGAAGACCAACAATCCGCTGTTCTACTTCGGGAGTGTCGGACTCGCGTCGACGGCGGCCGGTCTCGGCCTCGCACTCTACGTCGGATACGAGTGGGTCGTCCGCTCGATTTCACACGAGGTTATCGCTGTCGTCTCCGCGGCGGGTATCCTCTTCGGCGTCCAACTGCTGATGTTCGGTGTCCTCTCGGACCTCATCCTCTCACTCCATCGGGACCAGATGAAGCGTATCGAAGAACTGGAGTGA
- a CDS encoding sulfatase-like hydrolase/transferase → MNVVLASIDCLRPDALDSRFLDGQKTKGSFYDTCIVQAPFTSPSHTSMLTGQNPHNHGVRWLIDYHTDATTLPEVLSEQGYNTAAFIGGYPLPTGNLDEGFDTFEHITSIKDWKEGRQEFGPANVLVNRAINWLDEHEGEDNFVFLHFFDLHFTLRSEFGKRERPDFDGDHIYKNVEQYIGRQKRRYYEEAEFVGRQLEILHELVDIDTTVITGDHGSKMPGEHGYPWVYDSKGNRVGSQFRAVELYDNIIRVPLMFTGDAFSSQTVHKQVRSIDIVPTLLDALDVEHDPVDGISLLDGELPEFAYSETYHGQLTKENKLTHKMNENYDFGWNELDSLVSIRSNEWKLICTANGDLEPVELYNIAQDPGEHQNCIDEQQDIAEEYFDKLLSLIGDDDQRYATADEVDSEVRQHLEDLGYI, encoded by the coding sequence ATGAACGTAGTTCTCGCATCGATTGATTGTCTTAGACCTGACGCTCTTGACAGTCGATTCCTTGATGGACAAAAAACCAAAGGTTCTTTTTATGACACGTGTATCGTTCAAGCCCCATTTACTAGTCCTTCCCACACTTCGATGCTTACGGGACAGAACCCTCACAATCACGGGGTTCGGTGGCTAATCGATTACCATACGGATGCGACGACGCTTCCAGAGGTCCTTTCGGAACAAGGATACAACACTGCGGCATTCATTGGCGGCTATCCGCTTCCCACCGGAAACCTAGATGAGGGGTTTGACACGTTCGAACACATCACTTCGATTAAAGACTGGAAAGAAGGCCGACAAGAGTTCGGTCCTGCAAACGTCCTAGTAAACCGCGCAATTAATTGGCTTGACGAACACGAGGGTGAGGATAATTTTGTCTTCCTACACTTTTTTGACCTCCACTTCACACTTCGTTCAGAGTTCGGCAAGCGCGAGCGTCCGGATTTTGATGGTGATCACATTTACAAGAACGTTGAGCAGTACATCGGCCGACAGAAGCGCCGGTACTACGAAGAAGCCGAGTTCGTTGGTCGCCAACTCGAAATTCTTCACGAACTTGTCGATATTGACACGACCGTAATCACTGGGGACCACGGTTCGAAAATGCCTGGTGAACACGGCTACCCGTGGGTGTACGACTCGAAAGGAAACAGGGTCGGTTCGCAGTTCCGTGCTGTTGAACTGTACGATAACATCATTCGAGTCCCGCTCATGTTCACCGGCGATGCGTTCTCCAGCCAGACGGTTCACAAGCAGGTCAGGTCCATCGATATCGTACCGACTCTCCTCGACGCATTGGACGTTGAACACGACCCTGTCGATGGAATTTCGCTCCTCGACGGTGAATTGCCGGAATTTGCGTACTCCGAAACGTACCATGGGCAACTCACGAAGGAGAATAAGCTCACACACAAGATGAATGAGAACTACGACTTCGGGTGGAACGAGCTGGACTCGCTCGTTTCGATCCGCTCGAACGAATGGAAGCTTATCTGTACGGCCAATGGTGACCTCGAACCAGTTGAACTGTACAACATCGCCCAAGACCCTGGTGAGCACCAGAATTGCATCGACGAACAGCAGGATATCGCCGAAGAATATTTCGACAAACTACTGTCTCTCATCGGAGACGACGACCAACGGTATGCAACGGCCGATGAGGTCGATAGTGAAGTTCGCCAACATCTCGAAGACCTCGGGTATATATGA